GCGAGAGCGGGGCCGGTTACCTGGTGCGTTCGGGCGGGCGCACCGAACGCAGTCACTGAGCCAGGAATTCTCCGGGCGCTCCCGGCCAGGCCAGCGCCCGGCGTGAGGCTGGCGCATCAGGTGTCGGCCTGCTCGGGCGGTTGCGCAGGCCATTGGTCACTGACCAGAAACACCCTTTCGGCTTCCCGCCAGGCACCCTGGCTGCCGGCTTGCAAGCGCACCAGCAGCTGGGCGTTGGTTTCGGGCGGCAGCGCTTCGAACCAGTCCTGCAGTGTCTCGGTCGACCAGAGTTCGCTCGTCTCGACCCGTGCCGGCGCGAGCCAGGCGGGGCGGGGCAGGGGTTGCCAGCAGCCCTCGGTGCTTTGCGCGACGAAGCGCGGCCAGTCGCTGCGATGCAACCAGCGGCCTCTCAGGTGCTGCGGGTTGGCACCCAGAGGGGCGCTGCACTGCTGCGGCCAGGGGTAGAACAGGTAGCCGCCGATCCACAGGGCCGCCTTGGCCTCGGCCAGGTCCAATTCGGCCAGCGCGGCGCGGGCCTCGCCGCGGGCGGACAGGGGCAGCTGGTGCTGGCTGAGGTGATCGAGCTTGATGTCCAGGCGGTCATGGCTGCCGGGGCCGAGCCACTGGACCGGCAGCTCGCCGCTGCTGCTCTCGGGGCCGAGATAAAGTTTGACCGCCAGCTCCAGATGGTGCTCGCCTTCATCGTCGCGCAGCAGCAGGTCCAGTTCACCAAGGGTATGGCCGTTCTGGCGGATCGGCAGGTTGGCGGCGAGCAGTTCGATGCCGGGCGCCGCCTGCAGGGCGAACTGCCACAGGCGTTCGTAGTAGAGGCCCAGGCGGCGTACCGAACTCTGCGCCAGCCAGTTGGCCAGCGTGCTGCTGTCACGGTCCAGGCGCAGCAACCAGTCGGCGAGGGCGCCGGGCGAGCGCCGCCAGTGGCTGGCGCTGAGCGGGTGGCGCTGTGGCCAGGGGGTGGTGCTGAGCATCGGCGGCGACAGCAGCACCCAGGCCAGGTCCCGCACCACGGGTTGATGCAGCTGCTGGGGCAGATCGGCAAGCGAGGCGAAAGGCGTCATGCTGGGAGCATAACGCCTAATCTTCGCGCCATGTGCGCGTTTGCTGCGGTTATCGGCTTTCGCCCATAATCGGGGCTCTCTAGATCCTGAGCTGCGGGAGCACCATGGAGCAATTTCGCAATATCGGCATCATCGGCCGCCTCGGCAGCACCCAGGTGCTCGATACCATTCGCCGGCTCAAGCGTTTCCTGCTCGACCGTCACCTGCATGTGATCCTCGAGGACACCATCGCCGAAGTGCTGCCGGGTCACGGTCTGCAGACCTCCTCGCGGAAGATTCTCGGCGAGGTGTGCGACCTGGTGATCGTGGTCGGCGGCGACGGCAGCCTGCTCGGCGCTGCCCGGGCGCTGGCCCGGCACAAGGTGCCGGTGCTCGGGGTCAACCGCGGCAGCCTGGGCTTTCTCACAGACATCCGCCCCGATGAGCTGGAGGTCAAGGTTGCCGAGGTACTGGAGGGCAATTTCCTGACCGAGCACCGCTTCCTGCTGGAGGCCGAGGTGCGTCGCCAGGCTGAGGCGATCGGCCAGGGCGACGCGCTCAACGACGTGATCCTGCACCCCGGCAAGTCGACGCGGATGATCGAATTCGAGCTGTACATCGACGGCCAGTTCGTCTGCAGCCAGAAGGCCGACGGCCTGATCGTCTCGACGCCGACCGGTTCGACCGCCTACGCGCTGTCGGCCGGCGGGCCGATCATGCACCCGAAGCTGGATGCCATCGTCATCGTGCCGATGTACCCGCACACCCTGTCCAGCCGGCCTATCGTGGTGGACAGCAACAGCGAACTGAAGATCGTGGTGTCCAAGGACATGCAGATCTACCCGCAGGTTTCCTGCGACGGGCAGAACCACTTCACCTGCGCGCCGGGCGACACCATCACGGTGAGCAAGAAACCGCAGAAGCTCTGCCTGATCCATCCACTCGACCACAACTACTACGAGGTCTGCCGCACCAAGCTGGGCTGGGGCAGTCGCCTCGGTGGCGGAGGGAACTGAATGTTGCTGGATCCGACTCGTGGCTATGACCTGATCGGTGATATTCATGGCTGTGCCCACACCCTGGAGCGTCTGCTCGATGCCCTCGGCTACCGCCTGCGGGACGGCGTCTGGCGCCATCCGCGGCGCCAGGCGATCTTCCTCGGCGACCTGGTCGACCGCGGCCCGCGGATTCGCGAGGCGCTGCACCTGGTGCACGACATGGTCGTTGCCGGCGAAGCGCTGTGCGTCATGGGCAATCATGAATACAACGCGCTGGCCTGGAGCACCGCGGCGCTGCCTGGCAGCGGCCGCCAGCACGTGCGCGAGCACTCGCCGCGGCATGCGCGGCTGATCAAGGAGACCCTGGAGCAGTTCGAGGCCTACCCGGACGAATGGCGGCAGTTCCTCGACTGGTTCTACGAGTTGCCGCTGTTCCTCGACGCCGGCCATTTTCGCGTGGTGCACGCCTGCTGGGACGCCGGCCTGATCGAACCACTGCGCGCGCAGTTCGCCGATGGGCGCATCGACAAGCATTTCCTCCAGGCCTCGGCCGTGCATGGCAGTTTCGCCAATATGGTGTTCAATCGCCTGCTGCGCGGCACCGACATGCGCCTGCCCCATGGCCTGACCCTGACCAGCGACGACGGTTTCACCCGCTCGCACTTTCGCACCAAGTTCTGGGAAGAGGACCCGCAGACCTACGGCGACATCGTCTTCCAGCCCGACGCCCTGCCGGCGCTGGCCGCGCAGACGCCGCTCTCCGAGCTGCAGAAGACCGAGCTGCTGAAATACGAAACCGACCAGCCCCTGCTGTTCGTCGGCCACTACTGGCGCAGCGGCAAGCCGGCGCCGATTCGCAGCAACCTGGCCTGCCTGGATTACAGCGCGGTGCTCTACGGTAAGCTGGTGGCCTATCGCCTGGATCAGGAACGTCGGCTCGATGCGCGCAAGTTCGTCTGGGTCGAGGTGGAGCGTCCGGAGGCGCCGCGGTGAGCCCGGTGGTGGCCTTGCGTCTGCCGGTGCAGATCGACCTCAGCGCATTCCTCGCCCTGCTGCTGCGCCTGCAGGTGCCCCACCGGGTCACCGAGGAAGCCGGCGAGCAGCTGCTCTGGGTGCCCGGCGAGCCGCTCGCCGAGCAGGTACGCGACCTCTACGCGCGCTATCCCCAGGGCGATCCTGCTGCGCAGCAATCCGACGCGTCGCCGCCGGTGGCAGGTTTCGTCCAGTCCTTGAAGGACAGTCCGCTGACCACCGCCATGCTCGGCCTGACCCTGCTGGTCGCCGCCCTGACCCTGCTCGGTGAGAATTTCGCCCTTATCCACTGGCTGAGCTTCGTCGACTTTCGCATCCAGGGCGATTACATCTATTTCAGCTACCTGCGCGAGACGCTGCAGAGAGGCCAGTGGTGGCGCCTGCTGACGCCGATGCTGATCCACTTCGGCCTGCTGCACCTGGCGATGAACGCGCTGTGGTACTGGGTGCTCGGGCGGCGCATCGAGGCGCGCCAGGGCCCCTGGATGCTCCTGGGGCTGACCCTGGTGTTCGGCCTGTCGGCCAACTTCGCCCAGTACCTCTACGCCGGCCCTTCGCTGTTCGGCGGCCTGTCCGGCGTGCTCTACGGTCTGCTCGGGCATTGCGCGCTGTTTCAGCGCCTGGCGCCGAGCGCCGAATACCGCCTGCCGCCCGGCCTGCTGGCGTTGATGCTCGGCTGGTTGCTGCTGTGCATGACCGGCATCTTCGAGCTGCTGCAGCTGGCCGCCATCGCCAACGCCGCCCATGTCGGCGGCCTGCTCGCCGGTTGCCTGACCGGACTGGCGGGCGGTTTACTGGCGCGCCAGCATCGCTAGCAGGCTGGTAAACTGCCCCTTTGTTCGCGGAGTCACCCATGTCGTCCTTTCTGCAAGCCATTGAAAACATCACCCCGGAGATCTACCAGAGCCTGAAACTGGCGGTGGAAATCGGCAAGTGGCCGGATGGCCGCAAGCTCACCCAGGAACAGAAGGAGTTGACCCTGCAGGCGCTGATCGCCTGGGAAATCCAGCACCTGCCGGAAGACCAGCGCATCGGCTACATGGGCCCGCAGGAGTGCAGCTCCAAGTCCGCGCCGGTGCCGAACCTGCTGTTCAAGACCTCGGGAAGCCTGCACTGATGAGCGAACTGGGACGTGGCTCGTTGAGCAAGATGGCGGCGCGCCTGGACGCGCCGGTGCAGTACGCCTTCCGCCTGGACGAGCAGGAGCTGCCGGTCAATCCGCTGATCGGCAAGACGCTGCGCCTGGAGTACCTCGGCGCCATTCACTGCACCCATTGCGGGCGCAAGACCAAGACCAGCTTCAGCCAGGGCTACTGCTACCCCTGCATGCAGAAGCTGGCGCAGTGCGACATCTGCATCATGAGTCCGGAGCGCTGTCACTACGACGCCGGTACCTGCCGCGAGCCGAGCTGGGGCGAGCAGTTCTGCATGACCGATCATGTGGTCTATTTGGCCAACTCCTCCGGGATCAAGGTCGGCATCACCCGTGCGACCCAGGTGCCGACGCGCTGGCTGGACCAGGGCGCGACCCAGGCGCTGCCGATCCTGCGGGTGGCGACCCGGCAGCAGTCGGGCTTCGTCGAGGACCTGCTGCGCAGCCAGGTGGCGGACAAGACCAACTGGCGCGCGCTGCTCAAGGGCGACGCCGCGCCGGTCGACCTGCCGGCGGTGCGCGATCGGCTGTTCGACAACTGTGGCGAGGGGTTGCAGGCCCTGCAGCAGCGCTTCGGCATTCAGGCGATCCAGACGCTCGACGATCAGCCGGTGGTGGAGATCGTCTTCCCGATCGAGGCCTACCCGGCCAAGATCAGCAGCTTCAACCTGGACAAGAACCCCATCGCCGAAGGCACGCTGATCGGCATCAAGGGCCAGTACCTGATGTTCGACACCGGCGTGATCAACATCCGCAAATACACCGGCTACCAGCTGGCCGTCTTTCAGTAGCCCAGCAGACCAGCCGCTCAGCACCCATTTCGCAGATCGGGCCGAACCGGGCCCTGAACCAGAAGGGCCACAAGCCATGCGTACCGAACAACCGAAGATGATCTACCTCAAGGACTACCAGGCGCCGGACTATCTGATCGACGAGACGCACCTGACGTTCGAGTTGTTCGAGGACCATAGCCTGGTGCATGCCCAGCTGGTGATGCGCCGCAACCCGGCGGCAGGCACTGGCCTGCCACCGCTGGTGCTGGACGGCCAGCAGCTCGAGCTGCTGTCGCTGTCGATGGACGGCGCCGAGCTG
The genomic region above belongs to Pseudomonas benzenivorans and contains:
- a CDS encoding NAD(+) kinase codes for the protein MEQFRNIGIIGRLGSTQVLDTIRRLKRFLLDRHLHVILEDTIAEVLPGHGLQTSSRKILGEVCDLVIVVGGDGSLLGAARALARHKVPVLGVNRGSLGFLTDIRPDELEVKVAEVLEGNFLTEHRFLLEAEVRRQAEAIGQGDALNDVILHPGKSTRMIEFELYIDGQFVCSQKADGLIVSTPTGSTAYALSAGGPIMHPKLDAIVIVPMYPHTLSSRPIVVDSNSELKIVVSKDMQIYPQVSCDGQNHFTCAPGDTITVSKKPQKLCLIHPLDHNYYEVCRTKLGWGSRLGGGGN
- a CDS encoding DUF1853 family protein, which gives rise to MTPFASLADLPQQLHQPVVRDLAWVLLSPPMLSTTPWPQRHPLSASHWRRSPGALADWLLRLDRDSSTLANWLAQSSVRRLGLYYERLWQFALQAAPGIELLAANLPIRQNGHTLGELDLLLRDDEGEHHLELAVKLYLGPESSSGELPVQWLGPGSHDRLDIKLDHLSQHQLPLSARGEARAALAELDLAEAKAALWIGGYLFYPWPQQCSAPLGANPQHLRGRWLHRSDWPRFVAQSTEGCWQPLPRPAWLAPARVETSELWSTETLQDWFEALPPETNAQLLVRLQAGSQGAWREAERVFLVSDQWPAQPPEQADT
- a CDS encoding metallophosphoesterase; translated protein: MLLDPTRGYDLIGDIHGCAHTLERLLDALGYRLRDGVWRHPRRQAIFLGDLVDRGPRIREALHLVHDMVVAGEALCVMGNHEYNALAWSTAALPGSGRQHVREHSPRHARLIKETLEQFEAYPDEWRQFLDWFYELPLFLDAGHFRVVHACWDAGLIEPLRAQFADGRIDKHFLQASAVHGSFANMVFNRLLRGTDMRLPHGLTLTSDDGFTRSHFRTKFWEEDPQTYGDIVFQPDALPALAAQTPLSELQKTELLKYETDQPLLFVGHYWRSGKPAPIRSNLACLDYSAVLYGKLVAYRLDQERRLDARKFVWVEVERPEAPR
- a CDS encoding DUF2797 domain-containing protein translates to MSELGRGSLSKMAARLDAPVQYAFRLDEQELPVNPLIGKTLRLEYLGAIHCTHCGRKTKTSFSQGYCYPCMQKLAQCDICIMSPERCHYDAGTCREPSWGEQFCMTDHVVYLANSSGIKVGITRATQVPTRWLDQGATQALPILRVATRQQSGFVEDLLRSQVADKTNWRALLKGDAAPVDLPAVRDRLFDNCGEGLQALQQRFGIQAIQTLDDQPVVEIVFPIEAYPAKISSFNLDKNPIAEGTLIGIKGQYLMFDTGVINIRKYTGYQLAVFQ
- a CDS encoding YeaC family protein gives rise to the protein MSSFLQAIENITPEIYQSLKLAVEIGKWPDGRKLTQEQKELTLQALIAWEIQHLPEDQRIGYMGPQECSSKSAPVPNLLFKTSGSLH
- a CDS encoding rhomboid family intramembrane serine protease, which encodes MSPVVALRLPVQIDLSAFLALLLRLQVPHRVTEEAGEQLLWVPGEPLAEQVRDLYARYPQGDPAAQQSDASPPVAGFVQSLKDSPLTTAMLGLTLLVAALTLLGENFALIHWLSFVDFRIQGDYIYFSYLRETLQRGQWWRLLTPMLIHFGLLHLAMNALWYWVLGRRIEARQGPWMLLGLTLVFGLSANFAQYLYAGPSLFGGLSGVLYGLLGHCALFQRLAPSAEYRLPPGLLALMLGWLLLCMTGIFELLQLAAIANAAHVGGLLAGCLTGLAGGLLARQHR